One genomic window of Corythoichthys intestinalis isolate RoL2023-P3 chromosome 18, ASM3026506v1, whole genome shotgun sequence includes the following:
- the txndc15 gene encoding thioredoxin domain-containing protein 15, with protein sequence MSGGISTNLKVSYYLIFILVLLFSSVSSHEHDELDLSKEQAAISTSESVPEFTKGADPRSLKRQFKTAEIADAVMGTEAPIDQSDMESLYPKNVKDFQLGFSPPCDDDSGCPATVPDGDGAESSQPVMLDMVHAPSTDEKNAETAKTFKVNCDLRNVSGSEALMVNVLNASQDLMEFLNANGTECSVVLFFTAWCQFSAGLAPHFNALPRVFPAVHFLALDASQHSSLSTRFGTVAVPNILLFQGAKPMARFNHTERTLDVLTSFITNQTGLEAGPERNVTDADRLGPLASVPVKSVDWLLVFSVLFITCFTAYGILRTDSIRWLIPGQEHEHQE encoded by the exons ATGTCGGGAGGTATTTCCACGAATCTTAAAGTgtcttattatttaatatttattctcgTTTTGCTCTTTTCGTCGGTGTCTTCGCACG AGCACGATGAGTTGGATCTGTCAAAAGAACAGGCAGCGATATCAACCTCCGAAAGTGTCCCTGAATTTACAAAGGGCGCCGATCCGAGGTCACTCAAGCGTCAGTTCAAGACGGCCGAGATCGCCGACGCCGTGATGGGTACCGAGGCCCCCATTGACCAGTCCGACATGGAGTCTCTCTACCCCAAGAACGTCAAGGACTTTCAGTTGGGCTTCTCGCCGCCATGCGACGATGACTCCGGGTGTCCTGCCACAGTTCCCGACGGTGACGGCGCCGAGTCATCCCAGCCG GTGATGCTGGACATGGTTCATGCTCCTTCCACCGACGAGAAAAACGCAGAGACCGCCAAGACTTTCAAAGTCAACTGCGACCTGAGGAATGTCAGCGGCTCCGAGGCCTTGATGGTCAATGTACTCAACGCGTCGCAG GACCTGATGGAGTTCCTGAACGCCAACGGCACCGAGTGCTCTGTGGTTCTGTTCTTCACAGCGTGGTGTCAGTTCTCGGCCGGTCTGGCGCCACACTTCAACGCTCTGCCCCGGGTCTTTCCAGCCGTACATTTCTTGGCCTTGGATGCCTCACAGCACAGCAG CCTGTCGACCCGATTTGGAACGGTGGCAGTCCCCAACATCCTTCTATTCCAAGGAGCCAAACCCATGGCTCGCTTCAACCACACCGAGAGAACCCTGGACGTGCTGACCTCCTTTATCACCAACCAGACGG GGTTGGAAGCGGGGCCGGAGAGGAACGTGACAGATGCTGATCGTCTGGGCCCGCTGGCCAGCGTGCCCGTCAAGAGCGTGGACTGGCTGCTGGTCTTCTCGGTGCTCTTCATCACCTGCTTTACCGCCTACGGAATCCTCCGTACTGACAGCATACGGTGGCTCATCCCGGGCCAGGAGCATGAACATCAGGAGTGA